GGAAGGAGGACTCATGAAGGCAGAGCTCATTGCCAAAAGAGCAAGAGATGGGGAACGCCAGATGAACCTTGGATGCCAAGAAGATGCGAAGCGAAAAAAGATTCCATGCATacaagtagaagaagaagaagtaatgGCCTTGAGAGGGGAACTTTGAAATGAGGCTCAGACCAACTCAACCTTGCAGAAAAAGGGTCCTGAGCACAGCTAAAAGGGATATGGTTGTAATGGAAAAAGGGATAGGAAACTTGTCTATGTACCCATTTCGTGAATTAATAAAAGCTATTTTAATGCTTTTGACAACTTAATCGTTTGATGTCATACATTGCACTGTGCATTCTCATTACATCCATATATTGAACATTCATGACATTAAATACTCATGCATACATTGTCCTGAAGTATTGGTTATCTGTACAGAAGTAGGAAATAACTTCGGTCACAACAATTGAGACTTGCATCCACCTATACGATAcccagagaaagaaggatcatgTGGAGTCAATTGGAAAACCATGTAAGGGCTCTCGAACAAGGTCAGGAAGATATTCGACGAGATGTTCAAGAGATTAAGAATTAGATGGATGAGTTAATGGAGATGGTTGCCTCTTTAGGCAAGACCACGCAAGCTCCAGAACAAGTAGTTAAGAGCAAGCCTCTATTTCCCCCTTTTAGCAAGCATCTGTCATCACCAACAAAGTTGCTAGTTGGTCTAGGCCCTAGCTTGCACACATTTGTCTTAGAGACTCAAGACCCAGAGTTCCAACCAAAGAAAGTTGTTCATGCTTTGCCAGAAGGGGAAAGGGTTGAAGAAGTAAGTAAAGAACAAGCCCCCACTCTGGAAGTGAATCATGAAAGGAAAGGGGAGAAAGGACAGTTGCAAGCTCTGCAAGGAACAAATATATCCGATTCAGTAGACACTGGTAACCCTGATTCAAAGTCTGATTCAATTTTTCCTCCGAAGATCCAAAGGCCAAGCTTCGAGAAATTCAGTGGGACCAAGTGCCCATTTGCTCATTTAAGAATatatgtaacgacccggccctttacacgaactcaggtgtcactcacatacatcaaatacctatacctgttcaagatatggaaacaacccgccctaaacagggacatacgggtgtaaaacatacataatcatgatgtaaatgtcgcggaaaaacataaacatccattgggattactactagccttataccagagttcactaatacatccataatttacatacattcggacttagagtaatcgtcatattacaacctccaaaaaggactttcatcaagtttagtacaaaaatttagatgcttacgtaagctaaccaaaataacctccctagtccttttatctactaggaccgacgcacggatggacctgaaaacaaaggttgtaagatagggtgagacacctctcagtaaggaagaaggagttacaacagtgtgtgactgcatacatgcatattttcattcaacatctggaatataaatcaaatattttcaatacagtaatgcatcaggtatatcattattcatattacaaaattcccacatctgtctttgaccatttaatgatttatcagatgaccaacagcaaaatatccctataaccagtttacccccgtggctcgggttgtgcactggtactcgtccaatgccccgttcgtgcagacactgtcgagtacctacatacgatccgactgcctccattggccccatatcagccaatggtttcaccctgctagccgaccatcttggtaccccacatcgtttagtacgtgtggttgcacgtgtacatctagctacgatatcgtgccgtatcatataacagtagtttatttcaactctgcaaagaaagtatttttcaaccctcccgggactctcaagctgtggttctgtgtatcataaattcaatttatacaaatatgattttatctcccataatctatatcaatagtatagaaataattccagcgggttcaaaccggcgtctttccacctggtttacccctctttgtttactgatgcggctcggtgtatcaccagcctctgtttatcacattgtcagtataacaaattggaatttcattcccatattctatattagtagtatagaaaatacattcatttccatttcaacatatatcacacaagtttaatacaaaaacccgctaaatgatagaaattcaatatacatagtttaactaaataaataaaggaatcgagcctctcctactatagtataaatacaaataacgatgtttgtaaaatttggagatcatacgtcgaaatcctcgtttttaccaaaaatcgtaaaatcgtcaaaccggcatttctactcggtagaatttcacaaataagcagttaaatcatacataataacataaactagctttttagcggtttagttttccaaaataactgttgtaatcaaattccccttaccttatattcgaaataaacttcgtacgaaaacggttCAAAACGACAACTCgagatcctgaaaacctaaaaccacagaacataaccttactatgttttctactgctatccaaatatctaatcaaaattaggatcagattcctacctcgattcttgggaaaacccgaaactctccgaaacgacgatccgattcactaaaagtgtagagtttcctcttctgatccacgcagtaccctccgtttttggaaacggatgatgaacggcgaaggatcttagagagagagagagagagaaaaaatgagagagagagagagagagagagagagagagagagagagagaaagagagagagagaatgaaagagaataagagaatttatagaataaatccttacttagcccttaagtaatctaaataaatatctcctccaagatatttatatataaatatctcaaaatatcttctccaaaatatcttttttttttatttttatttttatttttatttttatttttttttttgtcgggttactacaatctcccctccttataagaatttcgtccccgaaattcacCAACTGATACCAAACGTACTCTACCTTACGTCAGagacctacagaagagtcggcagccaccctcAAAGCAGCTCCGGCGCGAAGttattatctaccctcgcttatggcggaggaataccgtggttacaatgtgatgcttcggaagattacacacacaaaactctcccgaagaccataccacctatactactatacataattacataccttccgaaaataactgcgggtacttctggcgtatttctgactctaactcccatgaagcttcctccactgtatggttacgccataatacattcactagcggtatttccctagtccgtaactgctgaactttccgacctaatatcagtactggtacctcctcatatgataaagtctcactgatctctagaggttcgtaactcagtacatgtgatggatctggtatatacttcctcagtacagacacgtgaaatacatcatgaactcgggataatgctggaggtaaagccactcgataagcaaccgaacctatcctttcaaggatttcaaaaggcccgacataccgaggacttagcttccccttcttcccgaatctcatcacccctttcatcggagcgattctcaagaataccatatctcctatttcaaattccaactctcgccgacgagtatcagcataactcttttgtcgactctgagctgctttaattctttccctgatcaatgcaacctttgcagaggtctgctgaatcagttctggacctagtatctgccgctcacctacctgatcccagtacaacggagatcgacaccgacgaccgtacaaagcttcataaggtgccatctctatgctcgcctggtaactgttgttatatgcaaattcaacaagcggtagatatcgtatccaaatattaccaaaatctagtatacaagcccgcaacatatcttctaacgtttgaatagttctctccgactgtccatccgttgtgggtgaaaagacgtactgaacatcaatcgcgatcccaaggcatcctgtaaacttttccaaaaacgagatgtaaaacgcggatctcgatctgaaacaatagatataggaacaccatggagtcgtatcacctcctgcacataaagttctgccagcttattcagagagtagctgactctgattggaatgaagtgtgcagtcttcgtcaaccgatctactataacccatatggcattctgcccatgcatcgccgcaggtaaacccgtcacaaaatccattgagacatgttcccacttccactcagggacgtcgagtggttgaagtggtcctgccggcttctgatgttctgctttaatctgctgacatgtcaggcactgttctacaaattgggcgatctctctttcatattagaccaccagaaagattccctcaaatcccggtacattttcgtattaccaggatgtacagtgtagagcgaacggtgtgcctcctctagaataacccGTTTAATCACGGCATCATTCGGAACGCAAACCCTGCTGCGGAATCTCAGTATCCCATCACCAGAAATACTGAAGTCTGGCTTTAAACCATTCCGAACTCCTTCTATAACCTCAACTAACTTTGGATCCTCTTTTTGCGCTACACggatcctctcttgtaaggtcggttgcaccaccaagctggcaaggacagcctgatgattttcttctaccacttccaagcccaacctttccaagtccatacaaATTTGGTGCTGAACTCTAATCGCTGAAACAGACGCATCAatagacttccgactcagagcatcagctaccacattagcctttcctgggtgatagctaataacacagtcgtagtctttaatcaactctagccacctgcgttgtctcatgttcagctccttctgggtgaaaaagtatttaagactttatggtcagtaaaaatctcgcacttttcaccatacaagtaatgcctccaaatttttaatgcaaatactaccgctgctaattccatatcatgtgtcgggtagttcttctcgtactctttaagttgccgagaagcgtaagcaattactctgctctgctgcattagaacacaaccaagacccttcttagaggcgtcactataaataacgaatccaccatcccctgaaggaatggtcaggattggagcagtaaccagtcgccgtttcagctcctggaaactcaactcACATTCCTCAGTCCAAacgtacctcacgttcttcctcgtgagtcgcgtcaaaggacctgctaaactggagaacccttctacaaaacgacggtagtaacctgcaagacctaaaaagcttcttacttcctgaacattcttcggtctcgcccagttcactactgcttcaatcttactcgggtccacagatacaccttccttggacacgacgTGACCAAGAAACGCAAtctgctctagccagaactcacacttcttcaatttagcatacaatttcttattcctaagcatttgcaagacaagcctcaaatgcccctcatgctctgcagcgctcctagaatacactaggatgtcgtcgataaataccacgacgaaccggtctaaatattcgtgaaagaccctgttcatcaaatccataaacgctgcaggtgcattagtcaaaccaaaaggcataaccataaattcataatggccataccgagttcgaaatGCCGTCTTAGGAATGTCTtccactttcaccttcagctggtgatacccagatcgtagatcaatcttagagtagatctgcgtgccttgaagctggtcaaacagatcatcgattcgaggtagcggatatttattctttatcgtcaccttgttcagttctctggagtcgatgcacatcctcatcgacccatccttcttcttaacaaacaaaacgggagctccccaaggagaaatactaggacgaatgtaccccttgtctaggagctcctgaagttgttccttcagttctttcaattcagctggagccatacggtacggagctttcgatatcggcgcCGTACCTGGAACTAGCTCTATCGCGAATTCCACTTCCCTATCTGGAGGTaaccctggcaagtcctctggaaacacgtcagggaactcgcacactacagCAATTGTTTCCAACTTATTTTTTTCAACCGGCgtatctttcacaaacgccagatacccttggcagccatctaggagtagcctcctagcttgcaaagctgaaagaattcgtggtgtagaacgcacacacgacccctggaatttgaattcctgctcccctgGTGGTTTAAACAACACCTCTCGCCtgcggcaatcaatactagcataactggccgacaaccagtccatcccaaggatgatatcaaaaccatgcatgtcatagACCACCAGGTTAACTGGTAGtattcttccctgaatttccacaggGAAGTTATGGACTAACTTACTACACCCGACTGCAGACCCAGACGGCGTAGTCACTACCAATTCATAATCCAACAGTTGCACCTCCAaaccacataatttaacaaaattacgggaaataaaagaatgcgtagCTCCAGAATCAAAAAGTACTATAGCTTCATGaaaaaaacacataaatagtacctgtgaccacgtcaccAGCGTTCTCAGCGTCACCAGGAGTCAGAGAATATACCCTAGCCTGGGCAGTACCCCCCTGCTGACCACCACGCTGTGTCGGAGCATTCCCTCTGTATTGCTTCTGTGTGACTCCATCATTCCTCTGCCTCGGACagtctctcatctgatgtccttgtctaccacaccgcatacaggctcccgtagacaaccaacactgcccctggtgtttcttaccacataaagagcaatGTGGAACACTTGCGGCATTCTGGGACGTGCCACTACTATTTTTCTTCCATTTACTCTGTCCTGCCCCCGATGAATaattaggaggcgctggcctcttcttcgtaacctgaacctctgcatcctctagtaaacactcctctgctaccgtggctttatcaaccaacgtagcaaaatCCTGTAACTGCAGAATCGCCGTCTGCTTACGGATCtcgctcctcagacccctctgaaacttccaagccttctttgcttcatcaggaatcacgaatggagcaaatcgagacagctcctggaacttggcagcgtactgctgcactgtcagtgAACCCTGCgtcaaattcataaattcctccattttcGCATTTCTCATTGTGGCCggaaaataacgttcaaagaagagctctttgaatcgggcccatgTCAACACTATCggtatcggtcggtgctcctccatctgctttaccgacccccaccatctctcagcctcccctgccaacttgaacgtggcgaaggtgactttctgcttttcagtgcagtttaacacacctaagatcttctcgatctcctggatccaattctcagcacgaactggatctgtaccgcccacaaaagcagagggcttcaatctggtgaactgTTCAAtagagcaacccaactcagtcataggacgatcctgccctctattcgtacgcactacctcagccataagctgctgtgcgaattcacgtaacacactagtagagtcgttaccagcctcggggccggcaccctcactactactgccacctatattggcagtgatatccctggattccatcctgaaaacatttacgagaattcattagaaggtaatagcctaagcatcaactaacactatcatactatagactcagttccttaaatccacatcctgaatatcgatgtactccattaatttaacatcatcattctaactcaagttctgctcttccacttggaaacaacacaatcaatagattgccatgattttctgaacccttcgaatgatccagaaaaacacagaagtctgccaattgttttcatctccaggtatacaaaacaaaactcaaggtcatatccatgtcctataccctggtatattctagactgtaacaactagcaacttcttagtttagcacatatccctaaccaggcagcatgaatcaaatcatacttccgactggctacgggctctgataccaactgtaacgacccggccctttacacgaactcaggtgtcactcacatacatcaaatacctatacctgttcaagatatggaaacaacccgccctaaacagggacatacgggtgtaaaacatacataatcatgatgtaaatgtcgcggaaaaacataaacatccattgggattactactagccttataccagagttcactaatacatccataatttacatacattcggacttagagtaatcgtcatattacaacctccaaaaaggactttcatcaagtttagtacaaaaatttagatgcttacgtaagctaaccaaaataacctccctagtccttttatctactaggaccgacgcacggatggacctgaaaacaaaggttgtaagatagggtgagacacctctcagtaaggaagaaggagttacaacagtgtgtgactgcatacatgcatattttcattcaacatctggaatataaatcaaatattttcaatacagtaatgcatcaggtatatcattattcatattacaaaattcccacatctgtcttttgaccatttaatgatttatcagatgaccaacagcaaaatatccctataaccagttttaccccgtggctcgggttgtgcactggtactcgtccaatgccctgttcgtgcagacactgtcgagtacctacatacgatccgactgcctccattggcccaatatcagccaatggtttcaccctgctagccgaccatcttggtacccacatcgtttagtacgtgtggttgcacgtgtacatctagctacgatatcgtgccgtatcatataacagtagtttatttcaactctgcaaagaaagtatttttcaaccctcccgggactctcaagctgtggttctgtgtatcataaattcaatttatacaaatatgattttatctcccataatctatatcaatagtatagaaataattccagcgggttcaaaccggcgtctttccacctggtttacccctctttgtttactgatgcggctcggtgtatcaccagcctctgtttatcacattgtcagtataacaaattggaatttcattcccatattctatattagtagtatagaaaatacattcatttccatttcaacatatatcacacaagtttaatacaaaaacccgctaaatgatagaaattcaatatacatagtttaactaaataaataaaggaatcgagcctctcctactatagtataaatacaaataacgatgtttgtaaaatttggagatcatacgtcgaaatcctcgtttttaccaaaaatcgtaaaatcgtcaaaccggcatttctactcggtagaatttcacaaataagcagttaaatcatacataataacataaactagctttttagcggtttagttttccaaaataactgttgtaatcaaattccccttaccttatattcgaaataaacttcgtacgaaaacggttCAAAACGACAACTCgagatcctgaaaacctaaaaccacagaacataaccttactatgttttctactgctatccaaatatctaatcaaaattaggatcagattcctacctcgattcttgggaaaacccgaaactctccgaaacgacgatccgattcactaaaagtgtagagtttcctcttctgatccacgcagtaccctccgtttttggaaacggatgatgaacggcgaaggatcttagagagagagagagagagaaaatgagagagagagagagagagagagagagagagagagagagagagagagagagagagagaatgaaagagaataagagaatttatagaataaatccttacttagcccttaagtaatctaaataaatatctcctccaagatatttatatataaatatctcaaaatatcttctccaaaatatcttttttttttatttttatttttatttttatttttatttttttttttgtcgggTTACTACAATATATCTTCAAAGGATGGCTACACGTGCTGACAATGATGATGTGCTCTTCTATTTGTTTTGAGAAAGCTTGACCGAGGAGGCTCTAGCGTGGTATAACTGAGTAAAAGTTTGCACCTAGGAGAATTTGACTCGCACTTTTGTTGCTCGATATAGTCATGATGCAACTTTAACTACAAAGAGCATGGAGGAGAGGACGAGTGAGTACTCTCATTAAAGGAAAGAAACGATAGCACGAGATTGCCCTTCGTCTGAAAATGGGGAGGTAGTTCATCCATGCGATGACCCTGTCAAAAGGACATGTGTTATCCGTTTCCCCAGAGGCACCCCCTGGAATGGTCTTGATCAGGCAGTCACCGAAGGAAGAATCGAAGGGGCAATCAATACTGGATAGGCAAGATACATCGAGTCGGAACAGAGCCCTCCAAGAAAGGACGAAagaaagaagggcaaagaagctCAGATAATCCAAGGAAGGCATTGTCAGGGGAGCCAGCATTGTGGGCCTAGAAATAATTCCGGACCCAGCACTAATCGGATAGCGCGAGCAGGTGCATGACCTCTGATTATTTCCTCCAGGCCTACACCCATCCATCCGGACATTGAAAAACATAGAAAGGGTCCTAGGAGGGTCGAGCCAATTCCTATGTCCTATTTGGAATTGTTTCCTCAGCTGCTTGAAAGAAAGCTTGTCTCAGTCATCCTCAGCATACCTGAACGGTACCCCCTCCCACAGTGGTACAATCTGGATGCTCGGTGTGCATTTCACACCAACACCCCTGGTCACACCCTTGATAGCTGCTGGGCGTTTAAGTACAAAGTGCAATCACTGAGAGATGCAGGATGGTTGGTATTTGATGGCAAAGAGCTCGGTATAGAGGGGAATCAGTTGCCCAATCATAGTGGGGGGTGCAGTTAAGGCTATCGGTCGAATGAATGATTAGAAATGACGTTGAAAATGAGTCATGTGCTAAGAAGGGAGTTTCTTTGAGTCCTTTCTGTTTTAATCATTTTGAAACTTGAATTAAATGAAATGCATTTCAATCTCATCGCATCACCTTGTGTCAAATTTTGTCCATTCTAGTTTGCATTTTGTACTTTGATACAGGAAACGATTTTGCTTGAACAAGGGGCTTGGGGCCTATAGTTAGCTAATTTTTTGAgtctactaaaaaaaaaaagagcgagagaagaacaaaaaaaaaaaaaaagagaaaagagaagaaaaaaaaaagggaatgaATGAAGCGAAAGCCTCCAAGTTGGAATTTAGTAAGGACCCCACTGCAAGATATGGTT
This Malania oleifera isolate guangnan ecotype guangnan chromosome 11, ASM2987363v1, whole genome shotgun sequence DNA region includes the following protein-coding sequences:
- the LOC131168476 gene encoding uncharacterized protein LOC131168476; translated protein: MESRDITANIGGSSSEGAGPEAGNDSTSVLREFAQQLMAEVVRTNRGQDRPMTELGCSIEQFTRLKPSAFVGGTDPVRAENWIQEIEKILGVLNCTEKQKVTFATFKLAGEAERWWGSVKQMEEHRPIPIVLTWARFKELFFERYFPATMRNAKMEEFMNLTQGSLTVQQYAAKFQELSRFAPFVIPDEAKKAWKFQRGLRSEIRKQTAILQLQDFATLVDKATVAEECLLEDAEVQVTKKRPAPPNYSSGAGQSKWKKNSSGTSQNAASVPHCSLCGKKHQGQCWLSTGACMRCGRQGHQMRDCPRQRNDGVTQKQYRGNAPTQRGGQQGGTAQARVYSLTPGDAENAGDVVTGPSVRRS